One window from the genome of Roseisolibacter agri encodes:
- a CDS encoding MaoC family dehydratase, producing the protein MPTTHLDSTAALAQHLGQEIAVGDWVEVGPERVRRFADATDDHQWIHLDAERAAAESPYGGTIAHGLLTLSLIVALVQQAVVIDGVRMTVNYGFDKVRFPSAVPVGARVRARVAVGAAEAAKDGSMQVTWRVTIEREGGDKPAVVADWIVRLYA; encoded by the coding sequence ATGCCCACCACGCACCTCGACTCGACCGCCGCGCTCGCCCAGCACCTCGGCCAGGAGATCGCCGTCGGCGACTGGGTGGAGGTCGGCCCCGAGCGCGTGCGGCGCTTCGCCGACGCGACCGACGACCACCAGTGGATCCACCTCGACGCCGAGCGCGCCGCGGCGGAGTCGCCGTACGGCGGGACGATCGCGCACGGGCTGCTGACGCTCTCGCTGATCGTCGCGCTGGTGCAGCAGGCGGTCGTGATCGACGGCGTGCGGATGACGGTGAACTATGGCTTCGACAAGGTGCGCTTTCCGAGCGCGGTGCCGGTCGGCGCGCGCGTGCGCGCCCGCGTCGCCGTCGGAGCGGCCGAGGCGGCGAAGGACGGCAGCATGCAGGTCACGTGGCGCGTGACGATCGAGCGCGAGGGTGGCGACAAGCCCGCCGTCGTCGCCGACTGGATCGTGCGCCTCTACGCCTGA
- a CDS encoding prepilin-type N-terminal cleavage/methylation domain-containing protein, translated as MTRRRTRRGFTLLEVLVALVVTAMVVTLSYGAAQAGFDTEARLAERRAAADALTAWRALLGDAIRHVERGVADDDAVFVLAADTLRLLTRGVVPPHGTGERWLVTLAPTTEGVRLTASPAEGATGDVVSVLVREARGVSVRVLPYAGGAWTDAWPRASAVPAAVSVQLRDAAGGELAPALLAHTRPAGEAEESP; from the coding sequence ATGACCCGCAGGCGCACGCGCCGGGGCTTCACGCTGCTCGAGGTGCTCGTCGCGCTCGTGGTGACGGCGATGGTCGTCACGCTGTCATACGGCGCCGCGCAGGCGGGCTTCGACACGGAGGCGCGTCTGGCCGAGCGGCGTGCGGCCGCGGACGCGCTCACCGCATGGCGCGCGCTGCTGGGCGACGCGATCCGTCACGTGGAGCGTGGCGTGGCCGACGACGACGCGGTGTTCGTGCTCGCCGCCGACACGCTGCGCCTGCTGACGCGCGGCGTCGTGCCGCCGCACGGCACCGGCGAGCGCTGGCTGGTGACGCTCGCGCCCACCACGGAGGGCGTGCGCCTGACCGCGTCGCCGGCCGAGGGCGCCACGGGCGACGTCGTGTCGGTGCTGGTGCGCGAGGCGCGCGGCGTCAGCGTGCGCGTGCTGCCGTACGCGGGTGGCGCGTGGACGGACGCGTGGCCGCGCGCGTCGGCGGTCCCGGCAGCCGTGTCGGTGCAGCTGCGCGACGCCGCGGGCGGCGAGCTCGCGCCGGCGCTGCTGGCGCACACGCGTCCGGCTGGCGAGGCGGAGGAGTCGCCGTGA
- a CDS encoding type II secretion system protein, which produces MTLLEALVALVILGLAATGFLEGFRAGGRTAREAADWSAAVAAAEVTLEGALLDAPPPDSLARWQPRVAREPWTGATRGRLDVVSATVTLPDGGELTLHRLVRR; this is translated from the coding sequence GTGACGCTGCTCGAGGCGCTGGTGGCGCTGGTGATCCTGGGCCTCGCCGCGACCGGGTTCCTGGAGGGCTTCCGCGCCGGCGGGCGCACCGCGCGCGAGGCCGCCGACTGGTCGGCCGCCGTCGCCGCCGCGGAGGTGACGCTGGAGGGCGCGCTGCTGGACGCGCCGCCGCCCGACTCGCTCGCCCGCTGGCAGCCGCGCGTTGCGCGCGAGCCGTGGACGGGTGCGACGCGCGGCCGCCTGGACGTCGTGTCCGCGACGGTGACGCTGCCCGACGGCGGCGAGCTCACGCTGCACCGCCTGGTGCGCCGCTGA
- a CDS encoding prepilin-type N-terminal cleavage/methylation domain-containing protein produces the protein MSLPTAARRARRGVTLLELLVVLLLLGLAVALTLPRIAIPRGPDEDDPLARTVASARAQALRRAEALRLEVDADGRWRLLARDSVLQDGRLPAATPLRLGISPLGVCVPEPADDAAAPAWDAAACAPQSRAAARGGA, from the coding sequence ATGTCCCTCCCGACCGCCGCCCGTCGTGCGCGCCGTGGCGTCACGCTGCTGGAGCTGCTCGTCGTGCTGCTCCTGCTCGGGCTGGCCGTCGCGCTGACGCTGCCGCGCATCGCAATCCCGCGCGGCCCGGACGAGGACGATCCGCTGGCGCGCACCGTCGCGAGCGCGCGCGCGCAGGCGCTGCGACGCGCCGAGGCGCTGCGCCTGGAGGTGGACGCCGACGGGCGCTGGCGGCTGCTGGCGCGCGACTCGGTGCTGCAGGACGGCCGGCTGCCCGCCGCGACGCCGCTCCGTCTCGGCATCTCGCCGCTCGGCGTCTGCGTCCCGGAGCCAGCGGACGACGCGGCCGCGCCGGCGTGGGACGCGGCGGCGTGCGCGCCGCAGTCGCGCGCGGCCGCGCGAGGCGGCGCGTGA